The following proteins are co-located in the Festucalex cinctus isolate MCC-2025b chromosome 15, RoL_Fcin_1.0, whole genome shotgun sequence genome:
- the srsf9 gene encoding serine/arginine-rich splicing factor 9, with product MSEGRIYVGNLPMDVQERDIEDLFYKYGKIREIELKNNRGTIPFAFIRFEDPRDADDAVYGRNGYGYGDSKLRVEYPRSSNKFNPMGGGGGGGGGDRGGGPRGRFGPPTRRSEFRVVVTGLPPSGSWQDLKDHMREAGDVCFADVQRDGEGVVEFLRREDMDYALRRLDRTEFRSHQGETAYIRVYEDRGTPNWGRSRSRSRSRGRFSPPFRGSPPPRYQSPPRMSRHSPPRRHGSSNHSPPPRHYR from the exons ATGTCGGAGGGCCGGATCTATGTCGGGAATCTCCCCATGGATGTCCAGGAGAGGGATATCGAGGATCTCTTCTACAAATATGGAAAAATCCGTGAGATTGAATTGAAGAACAACCGAGGCACTATCCCGTTTGCTTTTATCCGATTTGAAGACCCACG GGATGCGGATGATGCCGTCTATGGAAGGAATGGATATGGCTATGGAGACTCTAAACTGCGTGTGGAGTATCCTCGATCCTCTAATAAATTTAATCCaatgggaggtggcggtggtggtggtggtggtgatagAGGAGGAGGACCCAGAGGAAGATTTGGACCCCCGACCCGGCGGTCTGAGTTCCGTGTAGTAGTAACTG GATTACCGCCAAGTGGCAGTTGGCAGGATCTGAAGGATCACATGCGCGAGGCAGGGGACGTCTGCTTTGCCGATGTGCAGCGTGACGGGGAGGGTGTGGTGGAATTCCTCCGCCGTGAAGACATGGATTATGCGTTGCGCCGACTGGACCGCACAGAGTTCCGTTCTCACCAA GGAGAGACTGCCTACATCCGCGTCTACGAGGATAGAGGCACCCCCAATTGGGGTCGCTCGCGGTCCCGCTCCAGATCCAGAGGCCGCTTTTCGCCGCCCTTCCGAGGATCGCCGCCGCCACGCTACCAGTCCCCTCCTCGCATGTCGCGCCATAGTCCGCCTAGGAGACATGGATCGTCCAACCACAGCCCACCTCCTCGTCACTACCGCTAA
- the LOC144002788 gene encoding proline dehydrogenase 1, mitochondrial-like, which produces MSCANKLFTALVRANKATKLRCLPATRCRSTAAASTQGKQQQQQMEDGRCAVVEAEPVEVISPGKSAHGGLPRGNISVDFNNTEEAYKSKDNVELLRSLLVFKLCTVDVLVEKNKELMALSKKVLGKWLFEKLMKMTFYGQFVAGEDHNAIKPLIQKNQAFGVGAVLDYSVEEDLTQEEAEKKEMDSCVSQAEKESPDADHREKKYKAHRQFGDRRGGVISARTYFYADEVKCDNQLDTFINCIKASGGASADGFSAIKMTALGRPQFLLQFSEVLVKWKQVFKFLAAQQGKSEMTALEQKLEPGQLKETLTKLGVAAEDDIENWFTGEKLGLSGTIDMLDWNSLIDDTTKISNLLMVPNLQTGQLEPLLSAFTSEEERQMKRMLQRVDVLANHALERGVRLMVDAEQTYFQPAISRLTLEMQRKFNTEKPIIFNTYQCYLKEAYDNVTVDVELSRREGWYFGAKLVRGAYMYQERARAAEIGYEDPINPDYEATNRMYHKCLEYLLEDIEHGRKSNIMVATHNEDTVKFTLEKMNEMGLSPTENKVYFGQLLGMCDQISFPLGQAGFPVYKYVPYGPVDEVIPYLSRRAQENRGFMKGSQRERSLLWKELKRRLLVGKIFYKPVY; this is translated from the exons ATGTCGTGCGCCAACAAGCTGTTCACCGCTCTCGTCCGGGCCAACAAGGCTACCAAGCTCCGCTGCCTCCCGGCCACGAGATGCAGGTCAACGGCGGCGGCGTCCACTCAggggaagcagcagcagcagcagatggAGGACGGACGATGCGCCGTGGTGGAGGCTGAGCCCGTGGAGGTCATCAGCCCGGGTAAGAGTGCCCACGGCGGGCTGCCGCGAGGCAACATCAGCGTGGACTTCAACAACACAGAAGAAGCTTACAAGAGTAAGGACAACGTGGAGCTGCTCAGGAGTCTGCTGGTCTTCAAACTGTGCACCGTGGACGTCCTGGTGGAGAAGAACAAAGAG TTGATGGCGCTGAGCAAGAAGGTGCTGGGCAAGTGGCTGTTTGAGAAACTGATGAAGATGACCTTCTACGGGCAGTTTGTGGCGGGCGAGGACCACAACGCCATCAAGCCTCTGATCCAGAAGAACCAGGCGTTCGGAGTGGGCGCCGTGCTGGACTACAGCGTGGAGGAGGACCTGACACAGGAGGAGGCCGAGAAGAAGGAGATGGA ttCATGTGTGTCTCAAGCTGAGAAAGAAAGTCCAG ACGCTGATCACCGCGAGAAGAAGTACAAGGCCCATCGGCAGTTCGGCGACCGACGCGGCGGCGTCATTAGCGCCCGCACGTACTTCTATGCCGACGAGGTCAAATGCGACAACCAGCTGGACACCTTCATcaattgcatcaaagcctcgg GTGGAGCTTCTGCAGATGGCTTCTCGGCCATCAAAATGACAGCTCTGGGACGCCCACAGTTTCTT CTCCAGTTTTCCGAAGTCTTGGTGAAATGGAAGCAGGTTTTTAAGTTCCTGGCGGCTCAGCAGGGAAAATCCGAAATGACTGCTTTGGAGCAGAAACTGGAGCCGGGACAACTCAAG gAGACTTTGACTAAGCTGGGTGTCGCTGCTGAGGATGACATTGAAAACTGGTTCACTGGAGAGAAGTTGGGACTGTCAGG aaccATCGATATGCTCGACTGGAACAGTTTGATAGACGACACAACCAAAATCTCCAATCTTCTCATGGTGCCAAACCTTCAg ACGGGCCAGCTGGAGCCCCTCCTGAGCGCATTCACATCTGAGGAAGAGCGGCAAATGAAGCGAATGCTGCAGAGAGTCGACGTCCTAGCCAAC CATGCCCTGGAGCGCGGCGTGCGGCTCATGGTGGACGCCGAGCAGACGTACTTCCAGCCCGCGATTAGTCGGCTGACCCTGGAAATGCAGAGGAAGTTCAACACGGAGAAGCCAATCATCTTCAACACTTACCAGTGCTACCTGAAG GAGGCCTACGACAACGTGACAGTGGACGTTGAGCTGTCTCGGCGGGAGGGCTGGTACTTTGGTGCCAAGTTGGTGCGCGGGGCCTACATGTACCAGGAAAGAGCCCGAGCAGCGGAGATTGGCTACGAGGATCCCATCAATCCCGACTACGAGGCCACCAACAGGATGTACCACAA ATGTTTGGAGTACCTGCTAGAGGACATCGAGCACGGTCGCAAATCAAACATCATGGTGGCCACTCACAACGAGGACACGGTGAAATTCACCTTGGAGAA GATGAATGAGATGGGCCTTTCACCCACTGAGAATAAAGTTTACTTTGGACAACTACTTGGCATGTGTGACCAGATCAGCTTCCCGCTAG GTCAAGCGGGTTTCCCGGTGTACAAATACGTCCCGTACGGCCCAGTGGATGAAGTCATCCCGTACCTGTCGCGCCGCGCTCAGGAGAACCGCGGCTTCATGAAGGGCTCGCAGCGTGAGCGCAGCCTGCTGTGGAAGGAGCTCAAGCGGCGCTTGCTGGTGGGGAAAATATTCTACAAGCCTGTTTACTGA